From one Nothobranchius furzeri strain GRZ-AD chromosome 2, NfurGRZ-RIMD1, whole genome shotgun sequence genomic stretch:
- the LOC107378168 gene encoding sterile alpha motif domain-containing protein 15: MATCSQTMEFLQWDCDDVAKWIEFLGYPQYKACFTDNFITGRKLIHVNCNTLPRLGITDFKDMQAISAQIRELLGISETPLNASIADLPRDTMALFLERKSRTGKHADSLTYSQFLDELRTKHESKQ, encoded by the exons ATGGCAACGTGTTCACAAACAATGGAGTTCCTACAGTGGGACTGTGATGATGTTGCAAAATGGATCGAGTTTTTGGGATATCCACAGTACAAA GCTTGTTTCACTGACAATTTCATCACTGGAAGAAAGCTCATTCACGTAAACTGTAACACCTTGCCAAGGCTTGGAATAACAGATTTTAAAGACATGCAG GCCATCTCTGCTCAGATACGTGAGCTGCTGGGGATCTCAGAGACCCCACTGAACGCCAGCATCGCTGACCTTCCCCGGGACACTATGGCCCTGTTTCTGGAAAGAAAGAGCCGCACAGGCAAGCATGCAGACAGTCTCACCTACTCTCAGTTCTTGGATGAACTGAGAACCAAACATGAATCAAAACAGTGA